In one Watersipora subatra chromosome 6, tzWatSuba1.1, whole genome shotgun sequence genomic region, the following are encoded:
- the LOC137398989 gene encoding uncharacterized protein: protein MAGTQVPMDEGMHGFVAEPLVRMEDNEVVNVYVPRPVEEWCGCGRCQAWPKEDMNICCRNHPIWDTQRSGGPEISCITSCPNIGELMMYAPLRNMWHNYCTYHVPQRPDAELLQVGPNLTQEQITRLINEQKRLCAYRSLIFWAYPSLKRGERKPLPACIYAYVRALFPSTDDEEIYADWQHTLFAYSNQQDS, encoded by the exons ATGGCAGGAACCCAAGTACCCATGGATGAAGGTATGCATGGTTTTGTGGCTGAACCTCTTGTTAGGATGGAAGATAACGAGGTTGTGAAC GTTTATGTACCAAGACCTGTTGAGGAATGGTGTGGCTGTGGGAGATGCCAGGCTTGGCCTAAAGAAGACATGAACATCTGCTGCAGGAATCATCCTATATGGGACACGCAAAGAAGTGGAGGGCCAGAGATTTCCTGCATTACATCATGCCCCAACATTGGCGAACTTATGATGTATGCCCCCTTAAGAAACATGTGGCACAACTACTGTACATACCATG TACCACAAAGACCAGATGCTGAATTGCTTCAAGTGGGCCCAAATCTAACCCAAGAACAGATTACCAGACTAATTAATGAACAAAAAAGACTGTGCGCTTACAGGTCGTTAATATTTTGGGCATACCCAAGTTTGAAACGAGGTGAAAGAAAGCCACTACCTGCCTGCATATATGCTTATGTCAGAGCACTGTTTCCCAGTACAGACGACGAAGAAATTTATGCCGATTGGCAACATACTCTCTTTGCCTATAGCAATCAGCAAGACAGTTGA